One Cucurbita pepo subsp. pepo cultivar mu-cu-16 chromosome LG07, ASM280686v2, whole genome shotgun sequence genomic region harbors:
- the LOC111798820 gene encoding probable carbohydrate esterase At4g34215: MVLLKLSILLCMILFSPSLSGATSPTNIFILAGQSNMAGRGGVEKIQNGKLVWDGKVPLECQSDPSILRLNPERQWEIAHEPLHLGIDISHTPGIGPGIPFAHQFKEKAGQKAGTVGLVPCARGGTLIEQWIKNPSNPSATFYQNFIERIKTSEKEGGVVRALFWYQGESDAAMNDTAQRYKDNLKKFITDIRNDIKPRFLPVIIVKISMYDFFMKHDTHNLPAVRAAEDAVQKELPDIITIDSRELPINLTTFEGFSWDHGHFNTETEIVLGKWLADTYLAHYGHLL, encoded by the coding sequence ATGGTTTTGCTGAAACTATCAATCTTGTtgtgtatgatattgtttagcCCTTCCCTTTCAGGGGCTACTTCTCCCACCAACATATTCATCCTGGCCGGTCAGAGCAACATGGCTGGTCGAGGTGGGgtagagaaaattcaaaacgGGAAACTTGTGTGGGATGGAAAGGTCCCATTGGAGTGTCAATCCGACCCATCCATCCTACGGTTGAACCCTGAGCGCCAATGGGAGATAGCACATGAACCTCTCCATTTGGGGATTGACATTAGTCACACTCCAGGGATTGGTCCGGGGATACCGTTTGCTCACCAGTTCAAAGAAAAAGCTGGACAAAAGGCAGGCACCGTGGGTTTAGTTCCTTGTGCTAGAGGTGGCACTTTAATTGAACAATGGATAAAAAACCCTAGCAATCCTAGTGCAACTTTTTaccaaaatttcattgaaCGAATTAAAACATCAGAAAAAGAAGGTGGAGTTGTGCGTGCTTTGTTTTGGTATCAAGGAGAAAGCGATGCGGCTATGAATGACACCGCTCAAAGATACAAAGACAACTTAAAGAAGTTCATCACCGACATCCGCAATGATATAAAACCTAGATTTTTACCGGTCATTATTGTTAAGATATCCATGTATGACTTTTTTATGAAGCACGATACTCATAACTTGCCGGCAGTGAGAGCAGCTGAAGATGCAGTCCAAAAAGAGCTTCCAGACATCATTACTATCGACTCTCGGGAGTTGCCTATAAACTTGACCACATTTGAAGGCTTTTCGTGGGATCATGGTCATTTTAACACGGAAACAGAAATTGTTTTGGGTAAATGGTTGGCAGACACATATCTCGCCCACTATGGTCATTTACTTTGA